TCAAATGAGAAGCCCCCCCTTAGACAGTCACCTCAGCACTTGGATGCCAAACGTGACATCGAGGCATCCGCTGGCCAGCTTTACTGAATTCCATTCAagttcctgtgtgtgtgtgtgtgtgtgtgtggggggggggttgtgtcaCATGGCTGGAAGCACCTAATGTTATGACAAGGTAAACGTGGAGATACCACAGCGTATTCTAGATAACAGACATCCACCGCAGGTCATTAGGGAAGGAATGACTGGTGGCCGAGGCCGGTGTAGTTAAGGAATCCAGAGCAGACCAGCTGCGATAGCCGCGTTCCTGTGAAATATTAAACACGGCTATCTAAGTTTCCAAAATACACATCTGTACGAGGCGCATGTGATTCGGAGCCACGCAGGGACTATAGATACGCTTTAAGTGGACAGATGGGTATTGATTGATCACCGCTATATTGTCATCTTGAAGGCCCCAAGTTATCTGCAACTCACAGCTGTGTAAAAGCACAGGAATTCCTGCACgctattaccctctaccacttctaccgGGAGGCTGTTCTGTTTTACTACCCCGAAGCAAGACACCATACAGTCTGAGCCACCGACTCTGGTTTTAGATCATACGCATTCCTCCTCTCCACCAAGCTGGACAAATTGAGACCTTTCACAAGTCTTTTTATCCGGCAGGCCCTTCACCATATCAGGATCCCTCCtctgaccccccaccccagaGATGGAGTCTCCAACCAAAGATCGGTGAAGAAGCAGAACCACCTCCTGTAGACGGCCAAGAGGAGTCTTACGCAATACAATAAGACCTTATTACATGTTTTAGGTTCCCAAATGAAGATTAGAGAGCAGACAGtccatttaaagagttaatctTTAATGCAGGAGGTAAAGACACCAACATACAGCATCCCGGCCTTATAATTGGGCCAATCGGGCCACAGACAGACATTCTAGGAGCTACTGTACAAAAGTTCCCCACTATTTAACCACTTTTAGATTTCATAGCGTTGAAGCCGTGCCGGCGTCTTCCGATTCCCACCAGTTCTTCCTATCGAGAGCTAAATCTCGAGCAGATTAAAAGGCGATGCCTGGAACCGACCTACTGCTTGCATTATAAGAACAGGTTCTAAAAGATATggggacccccccccctccctaaCTAATGATACTTAGCCTAGTCATCCCATTTTACCACCCTTGGTCTTCTGGGAAACGCTACCACACCAACTACCAGGGAGAATTGGAGGGCAGACATTGTCCATGACCAAAGGTGGATGGGTAGCTGTAAGGATGGCTACGTGGAACATTAAGTAGATAAGTGCCACATCTGTGAGCATTCCTGATGGATACTCAACGGTTgtagtcattaaaaaaaagttagcgTTGTCCTGAAGGACTGCAATTGGACAACTGACTACAtctgttaaccccttctaaGACAGGGGACAGTCCAAGCAGCAGCTGAACCTGGCCCTGTTGTCAATGGTATTAAGAATGTGCAGTTTAAGTAAAAGAGGGGCAGCTAAaaattctttaaagaaaaaaaaaaaaaaaaaaaaaaaatctacttactAGGCGGTCGTTATAAAACTATACACAAGGCAGTAGGTCAGGCAAATCCGAGAAGCGTTCTTATAAACTATAGGATGAAATCCATAGCTTCagcagatttaaaataaaaaaataaaactcataaaaataaaactcaaataaaagaaaagcttATGGACAGTCCTGGCCGATAGGTCGTGATCGACAGTTACCTTAAACCCAGTTTGTGCTCAAATAGTCAATAAGTAAATCCCAAGGAGGAGAAGTGCGTCGAGAAGGCTTCATTCCTGGTTAagtgcacattattttcagaAGGTTACACCTCTATGCAGTCATTTAGAAGATAAGCCTTTTTGAAGACAGGTCCTTCATGGAAGCGTTTGGACACCAAAGGACGAGTGCGTGGGCTCTCCATTTGAGAAGGCTTCCCGTTGACTAGAATCAACCCCCCACCAATTCTTTCTAAGATCTTCATTCACACCTTGACCAAAGAAACCTTTGCTCTTTCTGTGAGTTGCCTCAATATTGGAGGTCCAGAGCCGTCTGGGTGCGTCAGAGTCTTGGGTAGATTGGATGCCGGTATTGTCGTCCTTGCTCGTTATCTCGTCGTCAGAAGAGCTTTCTGAAACCGACCCAGAGGAGACACTTCCTGAGGAGTAATCGGAGGTCTCCCTTTCTATGATCGTTTGAACCGGttctctgaccaccacttcctttgGGAATTTCGCTATCGTGAAGTACTTTGTATGCTCTCCAAACCTAAAGAATAGAATTGACAGTCATTCATTGGGAATCAACTGGCATCTTCATGGTTCATTGTAGATCATTTCCACCAGCCACATCTTCAGTTGTGGACAACTCCCACACCACCATGCAACCCCCACATAAAGCGGCCAGGGTTTACCTAACCTAGATCATGATTGTCCACACAAGAGACTCACCTTCCACAAACCTCATATGGATCAATCCAGAGCGTTATCTCCTCTGGGAGACCCAGTTTTGTGTATTCGAGATTGCATTGCGCACAGGCCTTCAGGAGAGATTCATCAACATACTGCCAGGAGTTGATGCGAATGCACCTGTTGGCACACCATAAAAGGATAACAATCAAGCAGGACGTCAAGGACAGAGGAACAAGACACCCAATCCAACGGCAAGCCATTGACTGtgccatgtatctaccaccctcaatgAACTAGAGTTGGTTACAGTTGACCCTAAAACCTAACAAGCAGACAACGAGGGTCACCTGTATGCTTGGCCCCTGCTGGGTGCGTCTGGGTACCAGTGTCCTCTGTATCGGTCGCTCAGCAGACTTGAGAGATGCGTTCCTAGAGTCTCTAGCTGGTCAGTCTT
This window of the Spea bombifrons isolate aSpeBom1 chromosome 12, aSpeBom1.2.pri, whole genome shotgun sequence genome carries:
- the LOC128470548 gene encoding protein BTG3-like, encoding MHLEIAAAVNFLIKILSLRKRMKTDQLETLGTHLSSLLSDRYRGHWYPDAPSRGQAYRCIRINSWQYVDESLLKACAQCNLEYTKLGLPEEITLWIDPYEVCGRFGEHTKYFTIAKFPKEVVVREPVQTIIERETSDYSSGSVSSGSVSESSSDDEITSKDDNTGIQSTQDSDAPRRLWTSNIEATHRKSKGFFGQGVNEDLRKNWWGVDSSQREAFSNGEPTHSSFGVQTLP